The Nakaseomyces glabratus chromosome D, complete sequence nucleotide sequence TCAGTAAGGATATGACTTTAACAAAATACGATATTACAAACTTCAACAGTAGACCAAAGAAAATTAGATCTACCAAAGGAGGTAAGCAATTCATTCCAGAGACCAaatttgaatatgaaaatACCAGTGAAGGTCATTACGATGAAATTCTTACTGTGGCAGCATCACCCAAGGGAGATGTTGTTGTAACTGGTGGCAGAGACAGAAAGTTGATTGTGTGGAGTACTGAATCTTTAGCGCCTATCAAGGTGATACCAACCAAGGATCGAAAAGGTCagattctttctttgactTTTAGAAGGAATTCTGATCAGTTATACGTTGCATGTGCAGACTACAAGATAAGAACCTACTCGATCAGTCAATTTGCACAACTTGAAACACTTTATGGTCATCACGATATAGTAGCAGATATTTCTGCGTTAAGTATGGAGAGATGTGTTACCGTAGGTTCCCGTGATAGAACTGCAATGCTTTGGAAGATACCTGATGAAACACGTCTTACCTTTAGAGGAGGTGAAGATCCTGACAGgttgttgaagaaatgGCTGAAAACTAACGCTacagagaaagaaaatggtgaCCTAGAATATCCGCAAGAATCAGAAGCTCCATTATTCTTTGGAGAAGGCAGCATCGAGGTGGTCAGCATGATTGATGACTCCCATTTTGTCACAGGATCAGATAATGGTAGTATAAGCTTGTGGTCATTGgcaaagaagaaaccagTCTTTATAGAGAGGTCAGCACATGGATTACTTCCTGCGCCAGAAGTTGATGAAATATCTGGAGAATCCTCTAAAGAGCTCAGAGAAAGACAAGTGCAAGATAGAAAGTTAGTAAAACCATACTGGATTACTTCGATTTACGCTATACCGTACTCCAACCTATTCGTCTCAGGTTCGTGGAATGGTTCATTAAAGGTCTGGAAGATAAATGAGAATTTGAGAGAGTTCGAGTTGGTAAAAGAACTTTCAAACTGTCATGGCGTAGTAACCAAAATTCATTATGTAGAGGCTGGTAAGCACGGTAAGGAAGACTTCCGTATTTTGGCAAGTGTGGCCAAAGAGCATCGTTTAGGTAGATGGGTCACGAGAGTACCAGGCGCTAGAAATGGTATTTATTCTGCTGTGTTAAAATCAAAGGCATaattacatatatatatatataaacacTGGCATTCATGTTTAACTTATACGTAATAATATAAGGAAGACTAAAGCATCATTTATCATTCTGAGCtttttgttgtttattttattcataCAAGATTTACGAAATGTATACTGGTCATCTCCaccaaaacaataaattatCGTCGATTCTAAATTTTTAATAGTTTTTTAAATCGAATGCTAAAAACTACCATATAAAAGATACTCAGTTTTCTTTAAAACCTTCCTTACTACTAAACATGATAGcgataataatattaatatagaTAAATAAACGAGAATGAATAAGTGTCaattgtaataaaaaaattttgaaaccaaaaaattatcGACCTCGGTGAGGATTGAACTCACGATCTTGCGATTAACAGTCGCACGCCTTAACCAGCTTGGCCACGAAGTcgtttttttattgaaaaatgaaagtTACAAGTCTGACTACATAGAGAACATAATATTTCACGTGATTATAATCAATAGTGTGGTTGGTGAGTCCGGAATAAAATGGGTAGATATATGCATTAAATAATAGTATTCAGAGCTTAGTAGTTCAACCACAATAAGGTTTTTATTGTCATAAAAGTTTATAAAATAGATCTATAAGTTAATTCATAAAATTTTGTCTATAAGTCATAGCTATTCATCTCAAATTTTGATGGATCATTCATCAGTGGATTgctcattttcatcttcatcttcctccTTGCCCCATATATCAAACTCTCTTCGAATTTCAACAAAATCGTAGGCAAATTCTCCAATCTGATCATCATCCGTACCTTTCTCTTCACCATCGGCTGATACTCTTAATTGTAAACCTGGTATTTTGTCAATAATAAAGCAGAGTAGTGCCGAAACAGCAGCGCAATAACCGGTAACAGCTCCAATATATGCTATCTGCTTATACATTTGTTTATAGTTTTGGGTGATCCAGCCACCGCCATGTGTTGTGTGTCCATCCATCCCAATAACCCAGTCTGCAGCAAAAAATCCATTAAATAGTAAACCAATCATTCCAGCAACACCGTGCTCAGCTAATAAATCCATGGCATCATCAACCTGGAAAAAATGTTTGATCTTTGTTGCAAAATTACAACATATCCCAGCTACAATTCCTTGAATTAATGACCCATAAAGAGTTATACACCCTGAGCTTGGTGTGGCAGCGACTAATCCACAAATGATACCTGAGCATAGACCTACGGTAgaccattttttttctagtCTGTAATCTAAAATACACCATGTCATACCACCAGTAACAGCACTAATGTTTGTATTGAGGAAAGCATACACTGATCTTAAGTTGGGAGAAAGCGCAGAAGCTGCATTGAATAACAACCATCCGAACCATAATACAGTCGTCCCAAGAGTAACGTACGAAACATTATGAGCCCTAAAGTTAACCAGAAACCTCTCATTTCTGCAACCGAGGAAATAAGAATAGACGAATCCACTAATGGCACTCACTATTTCAACTGGCCCTCCACCAGCCCAATCTAACACACCCCATTTATTAGCCCATCCACCAGGAGCCCATATCCAGTATACAATAGGACAGTACACTAGAGTGGCAAACAGAAATAAATACACCATATGTGGGAAAAATCTGCCTCTTCCAGCAGTAGAACCTGCTACCAGTGAAAGAGTCACACATAAAAA carries:
- the MEP3 gene encoding ammonium permease MEP3 (CAGL0D04928g~Ortholog(s) have ammonium transmembrane transporter activity, role in ammonium transport, nitrogen utilization and endoplasmic reticulum, plasma membrane localization) encodes the protein MLARRGVQYVWDSGIAVSSTAFLVVASALVFFMVPGIGFLYSGLARRKSALSLLWVTLMASLVGMLQWYFWGYSLALSRTATNNKFIGNLDSFGFRNVYGLNAVWTENLEVAYASFQMMFLCVTLSLVAGSTAGRGRFFPHMVYLFLFATLVYCPIVYWIWAPGGWANKWGVLDWAGGGPVEIVSAISGFVYSYFLGCRNERFLVNFRAHNVSYVTLGTTVLWFGWLLFNAASALSPNLRSVYAFLNTNISAVTGGMTWCILDYRLEKKWSTVGLCSGIICGLVAATPSSGCITLYGSLIQGIVAGICCNFATKIKHFFQVDDAMDLLAEHGVAGMIGLLFNGFFAADWVIGMDGHTTHGGGWITQNYKQMYKQIAYIGAVTGYCAAVSALLCFIIDKIPGLQLRVSADGEEKGTDDDQIGEFAYDFVEIRREFDIWGKEEDEDENEQSTDE
- the RRP9 gene encoding ribosomal RNA-processing protein RRP9 (CAGL0D04884g~Ortholog(s) have snoRNA binding activity, role in cellular response to drug and 90S preribosome, box C/D snoRNP complex, small-subunit processome localization), which translates into the protein MSGIRENRKRKRQESATPTVTDENITDISSSEEEAANEVDEDEEIDSEEEFEGENPADKRRRLAKQYLENLKTEANEIVNADEAGELDEESRHIDNYNNFDAGDLDREIISSRLKEDVAEQQGRVYRFISDRLDFDNVKTTFTRVGENNPTSLSCYQPQFNKFDASSFGKQSKNKLFCYVVSKDMTLTKYDITNFNSRPKKIRSTKGGKQFIPETKFEYENTSEGHYDEILTVAASPKGDVVVTGGRDRKLIVWSTESLAPIKVIPTKDRKGQILSLTFRRNSDQLYVACADYKIRTYSISQFAQLETLYGHHDIVADISALSMERCVTVGSRDRTAMLWKIPDETRLTFRGGEDPDRLLKKWLKTNATEKENGDLEYPQESEAPLFFGEGSIEVVSMIDDSHFVTGSDNGSISLWSLAKKKPVFIERSAHGLLPAPEVDEISGESSKELRERQVQDRKLVKPYWITSIYAIPYSNLFVSGSWNGSLKVWKINENLREFELVKELSNCHGVVTKIHYVEAGKHGKEDFRILASVAKEHRLGRWVTRVPGARNGIYSAVLKSKA